A window of the Hordeum vulgare subsp. vulgare chromosome 5H, MorexV3_pseudomolecules_assembly, whole genome shotgun sequence genome harbors these coding sequences:
- the LOC123452876 gene encoding uncharacterized protein LOC123452876 produces the protein MARTTTTVCLLLLLLVSTATATARVQRRDMAEEGTSPPAADSAPAEQEPPSGHLGYRIVTGLIEKATGKSARLDLEQEEKVL, from the exons ATGGCGAGGACGACGACCACGGTGTGCCTGCTTCTGCTGCTGCTCGTCTCGACGGCCACGGCGACGGCGCGTGTGCAGCGCCGGGACATGGCGGAAGAGGGAACGAGCCCGCCGGCTGCCGACAGCGCCCCGGCCGAGCAGGAGCCCCCGAGTGGCCACCTCGGCTACCGCATCGTCACGGGCCTCATCGAGAA GGCTACCGGCAAGAGCGCCCGTCTGGACCTGGAGCAAGAGGAGAAAGTTCTTTAG